A single genomic interval of Camelina sativa cultivar DH55 chromosome 11, Cs, whole genome shotgun sequence harbors:
- the LOC104728826 gene encoding putative rRNA 2'-O-methyltransferase fibrillarin 3, translating into MTHPQRRRGGGGRERGLATGGGGSAVRGRGSESGGGIKGGSKVLVAPHRHAGVSIAKSKGDALVTKNLVPGEIIYNEKRIFVQNEDRSTVEYRIWNPHRSKLAAAINIGVDNIWIKPGLKVLYLGASANSIDSNLSAETESIRRKWRSCKWKS; encoded by the exons ATGACACATCCCCAAAGAA GACGTGGTGGTGGTGGCCGTGAAAGAGGTTTAGCCACAGGCGGTGGAGGAAGTGCCGTAAGAGGCCGTGGAAGTGAATCCGGCGGAGGAATTAAGGGAGGAAGCAAAGTGTTAGTGGCGCCACACAGGCACGCAGGAGTGTCCATTGCCAAGAGTAAAGGAGATGCTCTTGTCACCAAGAACTTAGTTCCTGGTGAAATCATTTACAATGAGAAGAGAATCTTTGTTCAGAACGAGGATCGATCTACAGTTGAATACAGGATTTGGAACCCTCATAGATCTAAGTTAGCTGCTGCTATTAACATTGGTGTTGATAACATTTGGATC AAACCTGGTCTTAAAGTTCTTTACCTTGGTGCTTCT GCGAATAGTATAGACTCAAATTTATCAGCAGAAACAGAGAGTATCAGAAGGAAGTGGAGAAGCTGCAAATGGAAGAGTTGA